Proteins from one Pseudomonas bijieensis genomic window:
- a CDS encoding MFS transporter, with amino-acid sequence MFIVNYIDRVNIGFVRSHLETDLGIGAAAYGLGAGLFFIGYALFEVPSNMLLQRYGARAWLTRIMFTWGAAAMAMAFVRGETSFYVLRFILGAAEAGFFPGIIYYFTQWLPANERGKAMAIFLSGSAIASVISGPVSGALLHISGMGLHGWQWMFLIEGFASIVLCGFVWFWLQSHPSQAKWLTTEEKTVLIAAIAEEQRAREAAQVIKPSMFKLLADRQIALFCFIYFSIALTIYGATFWLPSMIKKMGNLGDFQVGLLNSIPWIISIVAMYGFAALAGKWKFQQAWVAVTLVVAAFGMFMSTTGGPIFAFVAICFAAIGFKAASALFWPIPQGYLDARIAAAVIALINSIGNLGGFVAPTAFGFLEQTTGSIEGGLYGLAITSLVAAVVIFFARTAPKRDTPDAGRPGTVADADQPEKNQALNPGPSGAAV; translated from the coding sequence ATGTTCATCGTCAACTACATCGACCGGGTCAACATCGGCTTCGTGCGCAGTCACCTGGAAACCGACCTGGGCATCGGTGCCGCGGCCTACGGGCTCGGCGCCGGGCTGTTCTTCATCGGCTACGCGCTGTTCGAAGTGCCGTCCAACATGCTGCTGCAACGCTACGGCGCGCGGGCCTGGCTGACGCGCATCATGTTCACCTGGGGCGCGGCGGCCATGGCCATGGCCTTTGTGCGCGGCGAGACCAGTTTTTATGTGCTGCGCTTCATCCTCGGCGCGGCGGAGGCGGGGTTCTTTCCCGGCATCATCTACTACTTCACCCAATGGCTACCCGCCAATGAGCGCGGCAAGGCGATGGCGATCTTCCTGAGCGGCTCGGCCATCGCCTCGGTGATTTCCGGCCCGGTGTCCGGCGCCTTGCTGCACATCAGCGGGATGGGCCTGCATGGCTGGCAGTGGATGTTCCTGATCGAAGGTTTCGCCTCCATTGTGCTGTGCGGGTTCGTCTGGTTCTGGCTGCAATCGCACCCGAGCCAGGCCAAATGGCTGACGACTGAAGAAAAAACCGTATTGATCGCCGCCATCGCCGAAGAGCAACGGGCCCGGGAAGCGGCGCAAGTGATCAAGCCGTCGATGTTCAAGTTGCTGGCCGACCGACAGATCGCGCTGTTCTGTTTCATCTACTTTTCCATCGCCCTGACCATCTACGGCGCCACGTTCTGGCTGCCGAGCATGATCAAGAAAATGGGCAACCTGGGGGACTTCCAGGTCGGTTTGCTCAACTCTATCCCGTGGATCATTTCCATCGTTGCCATGTACGGCTTTGCCGCCCTGGCCGGCAAATGGAAGTTCCAGCAGGCCTGGGTTGCGGTGACGCTGGTGGTGGCTGCGTTCGGCATGTTCATGTCCACCACGGGTGGGCCGATCTTTGCCTTCGTGGCGATCTGTTTTGCGGCGATCGGTTTCAAGGCCGCGTCGGCGTTGTTCTGGCCGATTCCTCAGGGCTACCTGGATGCGCGCATCGCCGCGGCGGTGATCGCCCTGATCAACTCCATCGGCAACCTCGGCGGCTTCGTGGCGCCGACGGCCTTCGGTTTCCTGGAGCAAACCACCGGGTCCATCGAGGGCGGTCTGTATGGGCTGGCGATAACCTCGCTCGTCGCCGCCGTGGTGATCTTTTTCGCCCGCACCGCGCCCAAGCGCGACACCCCGGATGCCGGTCGACCTGGAACCGTTGCCGATGCCGACCAGCCGGAAAAAAACCAAGCCTTGAACCCTGGCCCATCGGGAGCCGCTGTATGA
- a CDS encoding LysR substrate-binding domain-containing protein, with the protein MFELAQLRCFTTVATELNFRRAAERLNMTQPPLSRQIQLLEHHLGVELFTRSTRSVALTAAGRAFFIEAQNLLEQAQQAAVAAKRFAQGDIGSVTISFVGSAVYEFLPKVIAEARLKQPQVKIVLAEMNTYQQHEALRARRIDLGIVRSPLLETGYATECLVREPFVLAVPAGHPLASAESVSVQDLDGQPFLMYSHTAYPPFNELLTGMLRSARVAPQFVQWLGSSLTILALVNAGMGLALVPRCATSVVFKQVVFREIDLGEGVQSELHLVWREDNDNPAFTMLLEGIRGAVREGL; encoded by the coding sequence ATGTTTGAACTGGCCCAGTTGCGCTGCTTCACCACCGTGGCGACCGAACTCAACTTCCGTCGCGCCGCCGAACGCCTGAACATGACCCAGCCACCGCTGAGCCGGCAGATCCAATTGCTGGAACATCACCTGGGCGTCGAGCTGTTCACCCGCAGTACCCGCAGCGTGGCGCTTACCGCCGCCGGCCGGGCGTTTTTCATCGAGGCGCAAAACCTGTTGGAACAGGCGCAACAAGCTGCCGTAGCCGCCAAACGTTTTGCCCAAGGCGACATTGGCTCGGTGACCATCAGCTTCGTCGGCAGTGCGGTGTATGAGTTCTTGCCCAAGGTGATTGCCGAGGCGCGGCTGAAACAGCCCCAAGTGAAGATCGTCCTGGCGGAAATGAACACCTACCAACAACACGAAGCCTTGCGCGCCCGGCGCATCGACCTGGGCATCGTCCGCTCGCCGCTGCTGGAAACCGGCTACGCCACCGAATGCCTGGTGCGTGAGCCCTTCGTGCTGGCGGTGCCTGCCGGGCATCCGCTGGCCAGCGCCGAATCCGTCAGCGTCCAGGACCTGGATGGACAGCCGTTCCTGATGTACTCCCACACCGCCTACCCGCCCTTCAACGAACTGCTTACCGGCATGCTGCGCTCGGCCCGGGTCGCGCCGCAATTCGTGCAATGGCTGGGGTCGTCGCTGACGATCCTGGCGCTGGTCAACGCCGGCATGGGCCTGGCCCTGGTACCGCGTTGCGCCACCAGCGTGGTGTTCAAGCAGGTGGTGTTTCGCGAGATCGACCTGGGCGAAGGAGTGCAAAGCGAGTTGCACCTGGTGTGGCGCGAGGACAACGACAACCCGGCGTTCACCATGTTGCTGGAGGGGATTCGGGGGGCGGTTCGGGAGGGACTTTAA
- a CDS encoding nuclear transport factor 2 family protein: MKKATLVISLLCLFSGYAAAAATSPEQEVAQAVDHLTQAMLHKDIPQLQALAAENLTYGHSSGNIQDKKAFIADIETGKSAFKTLEMQNQKITLSGDVALVRNHFSAQALKGTEVVPTEIENFQIWQKQKNGKWLLIGRQAFRF; this comes from the coding sequence ATGAAAAAAGCCACATTGGTCATCAGCTTGCTGTGCCTGTTCAGCGGCTATGCAGCAGCAGCCGCTACATCGCCCGAGCAAGAAGTAGCTCAGGCGGTCGATCATTTGACCCAAGCCATGCTGCACAAAGACATCCCACAACTTCAGGCCCTGGCCGCCGAAAACCTCACCTACGGGCACTCCAGCGGTAACATCCAGGACAAGAAAGCCTTCATCGCCGATATCGAAACCGGCAAGAGCGCGTTCAAGACCCTGGAGATGCAGAACCAGAAAATCACCTTGTCAGGTGACGTGGCGCTGGTGCGCAATCACTTCTCGGCGCAGGCGCTCAAGGGCACAGAGGTGGTGCCGACGGAAATCGAGAATTTCCAGATCTGGCAGAAGCAGAAGAATGGCAAGTGGCTGCTGAT